One stretch of Streptomyces sp. 135 DNA includes these proteins:
- the sufD gene encoding Fe-S cluster assembly protein SufD: MAEAQNIPVGSTTAGSIAVAAESTVATRMSAPPSYDVADFPVPHGREEEWRFTPLERLRGLHDGTAVADGGIRVEVSAPEGVTQETVGRDDARVGRAGKPVDRVAAQAYSSFEKASVVTVPKEAVLTEPIRIAVHGEGGTAFAHQVIELGAFAEALVVIDHTGDAVLAANVDFIVGDGAKLTVVSVQDWDDKAVHVAQHNALVGRDASFKSVVVTFGGDLVRLHPRVEYAGTGGEAELFGLYVTDAGQHQEHRLLVDHNTPHCKSNVVYKGALQGDDAHAVWIGDVLIEAAAEGTDTYEMNRNLVLTDGARVDSVPNLEIETGEIVGAGHASATGRFDDEQLFYLQSRGIPEDEARRLVVRGFFAELVQQIGLPDVEERLIAKIEEELEATVA, from the coding sequence ATGGCTGAGGCTCAGAACATCCCGGTGGGCTCCACTACCGCCGGCTCGATCGCGGTGGCCGCCGAGTCCACCGTCGCCACCCGCATGAGCGCACCCCCCTCCTACGACGTGGCGGACTTCCCGGTCCCCCACGGCCGCGAGGAGGAGTGGCGGTTCACGCCGCTGGAGCGCCTGCGCGGGCTGCACGACGGCACGGCGGTCGCCGACGGCGGCATCCGCGTCGAGGTGAGCGCCCCCGAGGGCGTCACCCAGGAGACGGTGGGCCGGGACGACGCGCGCGTCGGCAGGGCGGGCAAGCCCGTCGACCGCGTGGCCGCGCAGGCCTACTCGTCCTTCGAGAAGGCCTCGGTCGTGACGGTCCCCAAGGAGGCCGTGCTCACCGAGCCCATCCGCATCGCCGTGCACGGCGAGGGCGGCACCGCCTTCGCGCACCAGGTGATCGAGCTGGGCGCCTTCGCCGAGGCCCTGGTCGTCATCGACCACACCGGTGACGCCGTGCTCGCCGCCAACGTCGACTTCATCGTCGGCGACGGCGCCAAGCTGACCGTCGTCTCCGTCCAGGACTGGGACGACAAGGCGGTGCACGTCGCCCAGCACAACGCCCTGGTCGGCCGCGACGCCTCCTTCAAGTCCGTCGTCGTCACCTTCGGCGGTGACCTGGTCCGCCTGCACCCCCGCGTCGAGTACGCGGGCACCGGCGGCGAGGCCGAGCTCTTCGGTCTCTACGTCACCGACGCCGGCCAGCACCAGGAGCACCGACTCCTGGTCGACCACAACACCCCGCACTGCAAGTCGAACGTCGTCTACAAGGGCGCGCTCCAGGGCGACGACGCCCACGCGGTGTGGATCGGCGACGTCCTCATCGAGGCCGCCGCCGAGGGCACGGACACGTACGAGATGAACCGCAACCTCGTGCTGACCGACGGCGCCCGCGTGGACTCGGTCCCGAACCTGGAGATCGAGACCGGCGAGATCGTCGGCGCGGGCCACGCCTCGGCGACCGGCCGCTTCGACGACGAGCAGCTGTTCTACCTCCAGTCGCGCGGCATCCCGGAGGACGAGGCGCGCCGCCTGGTCGTCCGCGGCTTCTTCGCCGAGCTGGTCCAGCAGATCGGTCTGCCGGACGTCGAGGAGCGCCTCATCGCGAAGATCGAAGAGGAGCTGGAGGCGACGGTCGCATGA
- a CDS encoding WD40 repeat domain-containing protein, translating into MKVADLVRESLREQADQGAPVPGNFTDRVLAARRRRRTRTMVGASLAVVTATVVAVAVPGLGPDSADGGPRPASELQSGDVLAHPGQTPPRELIAAGDTALAAYSTNKRVKLSDGDAVITRTYRLLDQKTGTYREAPRWSWLDVAPGMRTAAVLERELPAKRIGLLNLMTGKVERWIPVDRGVGGVEFSPDGRKLVATTYAENPDLLDMDNPMSDGKHTEPGPADPSRTGFYVLDVASGDGDWSEVKTETGGFGIADINTRQDFTFSRDGSLVYTGLTSAPHQQYYDFEGRKASTPAREKHLHWFVEAGLSPNGKLAAGDFAGGNRTTATEVLDPLTGKRVAKLPGQQLLAWADDKRLIAWDIAPGTSEYRNRLVLITIGSEKTVPLSGYRSPKEVSGGRWTPLFADR; encoded by the coding sequence GTGAAGGTGGCAGATCTGGTCCGTGAGTCGCTGCGGGAGCAGGCGGACCAAGGGGCGCCCGTGCCGGGGAACTTCACCGACCGGGTGCTGGCCGCGCGCAGGCGGCGCAGGACCCGGACGATGGTGGGCGCCTCGCTCGCGGTGGTGACGGCCACCGTCGTGGCGGTGGCGGTACCGGGCCTCGGCCCGGACTCCGCGGACGGCGGCCCGCGCCCGGCCAGTGAGCTGCAAAGCGGCGACGTCCTCGCACACCCCGGCCAGACACCGCCCCGGGAGCTGATCGCCGCGGGCGACACGGCGCTCGCCGCGTACAGCACGAACAAGCGCGTCAAGCTATCCGACGGCGACGCCGTCATCACCCGCACCTACCGGCTCCTCGACCAGAAGACCGGCACCTACCGCGAGGCCCCCCGCTGGTCGTGGCTCGACGTCGCGCCCGGGATGCGGACCGCCGCCGTCCTGGAGCGGGAACTCCCGGCCAAGCGGATCGGGCTGCTGAACCTGATGACGGGCAAGGTCGAGCGCTGGATCCCGGTGGACCGCGGAGTCGGCGGCGTCGAGTTCTCGCCCGACGGCAGGAAGCTCGTCGCGACGACGTACGCGGAGAATCCGGACCTGCTCGACATGGACAATCCGATGAGCGACGGCAAGCACACGGAGCCGGGCCCCGCCGACCCGAGCAGGACCGGCTTCTACGTCCTCGACGTGGCGTCGGGGGACGGCGACTGGAGCGAGGTGAAGACGGAGACCGGCGGGTTCGGCATCGCGGACATCAACACCCGTCAGGACTTCACCTTCAGCCGTGACGGCTCGCTGGTCTACACGGGCCTCACCTCCGCCCCGCACCAGCAGTACTACGACTTCGAGGGCCGCAAAGCGAGCACGCCCGCGAGGGAGAAGCATCTGCACTGGTTCGTCGAGGCCGGGCTCTCCCCGAACGGAAAGCTCGCCGCCGGTGACTTCGCGGGCGGCAACAGGACCACCGCCACCGAAGTCCTCGACCCCCTCACCGGCAAGCGGGTCGCCAAGCTGCCCGGCCAGCAGCTTCTCGCCTGGGCCGACGACAAGCGGCTCATCGCCTGGGACATCGCGCCCGGCACGAGCGAATACCGCAACCGTCTCGTCCTGATCACCATCGGGAGCGAGAAGACCGTCCCGCTCAGCGGCTACCGCTCGCCGAAGGAGGTTTCCGGCGGGCGCTGGACCCCGCTCTTCGCCGACCGGTAG
- a CDS encoding multidrug efflux SMR transporter, with translation MGYALLAAAIAAEVAGTTAMKYSEGFSKLWPSLITVVGYLLAFTLLAQTLKTLSVGTAYAIWAGIGTAAVAAIGMLFMGEPAGLLKVTGIVLVIAGVVVLNLGGAH, from the coding sequence ATGGGATACGCACTGCTGGCCGCGGCGATCGCGGCGGAAGTGGCCGGCACCACGGCCATGAAGTACAGCGAGGGGTTCAGCAAGCTGTGGCCCTCGCTCATCACCGTCGTGGGCTACCTGCTCGCCTTCACGCTGCTCGCGCAGACCCTCAAGACGCTCTCCGTGGGCACCGCCTACGCGATCTGGGCGGGCATCGGCACCGCCGCCGTCGCGGCGATCGGAATGCTGTTCATGGGGGAGCCGGCCGGGCTGCTCAAGGTCACCGGGATCGTGCTCGTCATCGCGGGCGTCGTCGTGCTCAATCTCGGCGGTGCGCACTGA
- a CDS encoding SigE family RNA polymerase sigma factor, with amino-acid sequence MDAQEQESFREFVETRSSALLKTAILLSGGDRHAGEDLLQNALVKAAGRWRRIDEPEAYVRRILYRQQVSRWRLKWPRRELAVAEPPERAASGDGTSAAELRIVMRGALAKLTARQRTVLVLRYFEDLPEAEVAAVLGCSVGTVRSTTHRSLARLRGLAPELARLDRQDVAERPSSPDFSPMEVRP; translated from the coding sequence ATGGATGCCCAGGAGCAGGAGAGTTTCCGGGAGTTCGTGGAGACGAGATCCTCGGCGTTGTTGAAGACCGCCATACTGCTCAGCGGGGGCGACCGGCACGCGGGTGAGGACCTGCTGCAGAACGCGCTCGTCAAGGCGGCGGGGCGGTGGCGTCGGATCGACGAGCCGGAGGCGTACGTCCGGCGGATCCTGTATCGGCAGCAGGTCAGCCGCTGGCGGCTGAAGTGGCCGCGGCGCGAACTGGCCGTCGCCGAGCCGCCGGAGCGCGCGGCGTCCGGGGACGGTACGTCCGCCGCGGAGCTGCGGATCGTGATGCGCGGTGCGCTGGCCAAGCTCACCGCGCGCCAGCGCACCGTGCTCGTGCTGCGCTACTTCGAGGACCTGCCGGAGGCGGAGGTGGCCGCCGTCCTCGGCTGCTCCGTCGGCACCGTGCGCAGTACGACGCACCGCTCCCTCGCCCGGTTGCGCGGCCTCGCGCCCGAGCTGGCGCGGCTCGACCGGCAGGACGTGGCCGAGCGGCCCTCTTCCCCCGACTTCTCGCCGATGGAGGTACGACCGTGA
- the dapD gene encoding 2,3,4,5-tetrahydropyridine-2,6-dicarboxylate N-succinyltransferase, with product MTDTNAPRTTGAIAAGLATVAADGTVLDTWFPAPELVAVSAEEHGPAGSERLTAERAVELLGDGAAEAIGPDARRGVEIVAVRTVIASLDDKPLDAHDVYLRLHLLSHRLVKPHGVNLDGQFGFLANVAWTSLGPVAVDDVEKVRLNARAEGLHLAVTSVDKFPRMTDYVTPKGVRIADADRVRLGAHLAEGTTVMHEGFVNFNAGTLGTSMVEGRISAGVVVGDGSDIGGGASTMGTLSGGGNVRIVIGERCLVGAEAGVGIALGDECVVEAGLYVTAGTRVTMPDGQIVKARELSGASNILFRRNSVTGTVEARPNNAVWGGLNEILHSHN from the coding sequence ATGACCGACACGAACGCACCCCGCACCACCGGCGCCATCGCCGCAGGCCTCGCCACCGTCGCCGCCGACGGCACCGTCCTCGACACCTGGTTCCCCGCGCCCGAGCTCGTCGCTGTCTCCGCCGAGGAGCACGGCCCCGCCGGCAGCGAGCGGCTGACCGCCGAGCGTGCCGTGGAGCTGCTCGGTGACGGCGCCGCCGAGGCGATCGGCCCGGACGCCCGCCGCGGCGTGGAGATCGTCGCCGTGCGTACGGTCATCGCGTCACTCGACGACAAGCCGCTGGACGCCCACGACGTCTACCTGCGCCTGCACCTGCTCTCGCACCGCCTGGTCAAGCCGCACGGCGTGAACCTGGACGGCCAGTTCGGCTTCCTCGCCAACGTCGCCTGGACCTCGCTCGGCCCGGTCGCCGTCGACGACGTCGAGAAGGTGCGGCTGAACGCCCGCGCCGAGGGGCTGCACCTCGCCGTGACGTCCGTCGACAAGTTCCCGCGCATGACGGACTACGTCACGCCGAAGGGCGTCCGCATCGCCGACGCCGACCGGGTCCGCCTCGGCGCGCACCTCGCCGAGGGCACCACGGTCATGCACGAGGGCTTCGTGAACTTCAACGCGGGCACCCTCGGCACCTCCATGGTCGAGGGCCGCATCTCCGCCGGGGTCGTCGTCGGCGACGGCTCGGACATCGGCGGCGGCGCCTCCACGATGGGCACCCTCTCGGGCGGCGGCAACGTCCGCATCGTCATCGGCGAGCGCTGCCTGGTCGGCGCCGAGGCGGGCGTCGGCATCGCGCTGGGCGACGAGTGCGTCGTCGAGGCGGGCCTGTACGTCACCGCCGGTACGCGCGTCACCATGCCCGACGGCCAGATCGTCAAGGCCCGCGAGCTCTCCGGCGCCTCGAACATCCTCTTCCGCCGCAACTCGGTCACGGGCACCGTCGAGGCCCGCCCGAACAACGCGGTCTGGGGCGGTCTCAACGAGATCCTGCACAGCCACAACTGA
- a CDS encoding cysteine desulfurase: protein MTVAHQGLSGLLDTEAIRKDFPILDRTIHDGKKLVYLDNAATSQTPRQVLDVLNEYYEQHNANVHRGVHVLAEEATALYEGARDKVAAFINAPSRDEVIFTKNASESLNLVANMLGWADEPYRVDHETEIVITEMEHHSNIVPWQLLSQRTGAKLKWFGLTDDGRLDLSNIDEIITEKTKIVSFVLVSNILGTLNPVEAIVRRAQEVGALVLIDASQAAPHMPLDVQALQADFVAFTGHKMCGPTGIGVLWGRQELLEDLPPFLGGGEMIETVSMNSSTYAPAPHKFEAGTPPVSQAVGLGAAVDYLSAIGMDKIAAHEHAITEYAVKRLLEVPDLRIIGPTTAEDRGAAISFTLGDIHPHDVGQVLDEEGIAVRVGHHCARPVCLRYGIPATTRASFYLYSTPGEIDALVDGLEHVRNFFG from the coding sequence GTGACAGTGGCCCACCAGGGGCTTTCCGGCCTCCTCGACACCGAGGCGATCCGCAAGGACTTCCCGATCCTGGATCGCACGATCCACGACGGCAAGAAGCTCGTGTACCTGGACAACGCGGCGACCTCGCAGACGCCGCGCCAGGTCCTCGACGTGCTGAACGAGTACTACGAGCAGCACAACGCCAACGTCCACCGCGGTGTGCACGTCCTCGCCGAGGAGGCCACGGCGCTGTACGAGGGCGCCCGTGACAAGGTCGCCGCGTTCATCAACGCGCCCAGCCGCGACGAGGTGATCTTCACCAAGAACGCCTCCGAGTCGCTCAACCTCGTGGCCAACATGCTGGGCTGGGCCGATGAGCCCTACCGCGTGGACCACGAGACCGAGATCGTCATCACGGAGATGGAGCACCACTCCAACATCGTGCCGTGGCAGCTGCTCTCGCAGCGCACGGGCGCGAAGCTGAAGTGGTTCGGCCTCACCGACGACGGTCGCCTGGACCTCTCCAACATCGACGAGATCATCACCGAGAAGACGAAGATCGTCTCCTTCGTGCTGGTGTCGAACATCCTGGGCACGCTCAACCCGGTCGAGGCCATCGTGCGCCGCGCCCAGGAGGTCGGCGCGCTCGTCCTCATCGACGCCTCGCAGGCCGCCCCGCACATGCCGCTGGACGTGCAGGCGCTCCAGGCCGACTTCGTGGCCTTCACCGGCCACAAGATGTGCGGCCCGACGGGCATCGGTGTGCTGTGGGGACGCCAGGAGCTCCTGGAGGACCTGCCGCCGTTCCTCGGCGGCGGCGAGATGATCGAGACCGTGTCGATGAACTCGTCGACGTACGCTCCCGCGCCGCACAAGTTCGAGGCGGGCACGCCGCCGGTCTCCCAGGCCGTGGGCCTGGGCGCGGCCGTCGACTACCTCTCGGCCATCGGCATGGACAAGATCGCCGCGCACGAGCACGCGATCACCGAGTACGCGGTCAAGCGCCTCCTCGAGGTCCCGGACCTCCGGATCATCGGTCCGACGACGGCCGAGGACCGCGGCGCCGCGATCTCCTTCACGCTCGGCGACATCCACCCGCACGACGTGGGCCAGGTCCTGGACGAGGAAGGCATCGCGGTCCGCGTGGGTCACCACTGCGCCCGCCCCGTCTGCCTCCGCTACGGAATTCCTGCGACCACGCGAGCGTCGTTCTATCTGTACTCCACGCCCGGCGAGATCGACGCCCTCGTCGACGGCCTGGAGCACGTACGGAACTTCTTCGGCTGA
- the sufC gene encoding Fe-S cluster assembly ATPase SufC encodes MATLEIKDLHVTVEADNSTKEILKGVDLTVKQGETHAIMGPNGSGKSTLAYSIAGHPKYTITQGSVTLDGEDVLEMSVDERARAGMFLAMQYPVEVPGVSVSNFLRTSATAIRGEAPKLRTWVKEVKSAMEQLQMDPAFAERNVNEGFSGGEKKRHEILQMELLKPKIAILDETDSGLDVDALRQVSDGVNRVRETGEVGTLLITHYTRILRYIKPDFVHVFANGRIAESGGAELADKLEAEGYEAYTKGGASA; translated from the coding sequence ATGGCAACGCTTGAAATCAAGGACCTGCACGTCACCGTCGAGGCCGACAACTCCACCAAGGAGATCCTCAAGGGCGTCGACCTGACCGTGAAGCAGGGCGAGACCCACGCCATCATGGGCCCGAACGGCTCCGGCAAGTCGACGCTCGCCTACTCCATCGCGGGTCACCCCAAGTACACGATCACCCAGGGCAGCGTCACCCTCGACGGCGAGGACGTCCTGGAGATGTCCGTCGACGAGCGCGCCCGCGCCGGCATGTTCCTCGCCATGCAGTACCCGGTCGAGGTCCCCGGCGTCTCGGTCTCCAACTTCCTGCGTACGTCGGCGACGGCGATCCGCGGCGAAGCCCCCAAGCTGCGCACCTGGGTGAAGGAGGTCAAGTCCGCGATGGAGCAGCTCCAGATGGACCCGGCCTTCGCCGAGCGCAACGTGAACGAGGGCTTCTCCGGCGGTGAGAAGAAGCGCCACGAGATCCTCCAGATGGAACTCCTCAAGCCGAAGATCGCGATCCTCGACGAGACGGACTCCGGTCTGGACGTCGACGCGCTGCGCCAGGTCTCGGACGGCGTCAACCGCGTCCGGGAGACCGGCGAGGTCGGCACGCTCCTGATCACGCACTACACGCGCATCCTGCGCTACATCAAGCCCGACTTCGTGCACGTCTTCGCGAACGGCCGCATCGCCGAGTCCGGCGGCGCCGAGCTCGCCGACAAGCTCGAGGCCGAGGGCTACGAGGCTTACACGAAGGGCGGCGCATCCGCGTGA
- the dapA gene encoding 4-hydroxy-tetrahydrodipicolinate synthase has product MTHTPTRPAPPARPPFGRALCAMITPFTDTGALDLDGAQRLADRLVGDGCEGLVLSGTTGESPTTSDAEKAALVRAVADAVGERAHIVAGVGSNDTHRTVEQARDAEKADAHGLLVVTPYYSKPPQDAVEAHFRTVADACGLPALLYDIPGRTGTRIEPRTLLRLADHPRIVGVKDCAYDILGSQHVISRTDLAYYAGCDEYNLALYAVGGAGYISTVSNVIPARLRAVLDAFDAGDTAAAREGQLAAAPLIELMMASGLPGAVTAKALLGGLGLPAGPVRAPLLPAGREATDGLLAAYRSAKSGVQRPPETSFGER; this is encoded by the coding sequence ATGACCCACACGCCCACCCGCCCCGCGCCGCCCGCACGGCCCCCCTTCGGCCGCGCCCTGTGCGCGATGATCACGCCCTTCACGGACACCGGCGCCCTGGACCTCGACGGGGCCCAGCGCCTCGCCGACCGGCTGGTGGGCGACGGCTGCGAGGGGCTCGTCCTGTCCGGCACGACCGGTGAGTCGCCGACCACCTCCGACGCCGAGAAGGCGGCGCTCGTCCGGGCGGTGGCCGACGCGGTGGGCGAGCGCGCCCACATCGTCGCGGGCGTCGGCAGCAACGACACCCACCGCACCGTCGAGCAGGCACGCGACGCGGAAAAGGCGGACGCGCACGGCCTGTTGGTGGTCACGCCGTACTACAGCAAGCCCCCGCAGGACGCCGTCGAGGCGCACTTCCGCACGGTCGCCGACGCCTGCGGGCTCCCGGCGCTGCTCTACGACATCCCGGGCCGCACCGGCACCCGCATCGAGCCGCGGACCCTCCTGCGCCTCGCGGACCATCCGCGGATCGTCGGTGTGAAGGACTGCGCCTACGACATCCTCGGCAGCCAGCACGTCATCTCCCGTACGGACCTCGCGTACTACGCGGGCTGCGACGAGTACAACCTCGCGCTGTACGCGGTGGGCGGCGCCGGCTACATCAGCACGGTGTCCAACGTGATCCCCGCCCGGCTGCGCGCGGTCCTCGACGCGTTCGACGCGGGCGACACGGCGGCCGCCCGCGAGGGCCAGCTGGCCGCCGCCCCGCTGATCGAGCTGATGATGGCCTCGGGTCTGCCCGGCGCGGTCACGGCGAAGGCGCTGCTCGGCGGGCTCGGCCTGCCCGCCGGTCCGGTGCGGGCACCGCTGCTGCCCGCCGGCCGCGAGGCGACCGACGGGCTGCTCGCCGCCTACCGGTCGGCGAAGAGCGGGGTCCAGCGCCCGCCGGAAACCTCCTTCGGCGAGCGGTAG
- a CDS encoding oxidoreductase gives MPDTPGWGPQGPRTGPGHDGPGHGTARYGAPPYGAGAPYPPPYGWGQQGPWGPPPPPPPKPGVIPLAPLGVDHVLGGAFATMRRYAKPLFGAALAAYALYAVVLGAALGIAYVVARDHYAALSADGAEFTWEHGKPVLVAFGAVWAAGLVGALAVNSFVQASVAATLHEAVLGRPATFRAVTRRAWSRTPAVAAVTLPLALILLLPLALFALFFVAVFVTVLTDATAPLGLLFLLFLLVIPLSAWLYVLFAFAPAATVLESASPLTALRRSVHLVRGAWWRAFGISLLAGAMVMIVSLVYQLPMQFAAPEPPVVTPDTSASEVMLDQLRSRTGLYAVAALLGTLLTQLAAAVFLPLVTALLYVDRRIRKEDLAHTLAEASAERQ, from the coding sequence ATGCCGGACACACCGGGGTGGGGACCTCAGGGTCCGCGGACAGGACCAGGACACGACGGGCCGGGGCACGGGACAGCGCGGTACGGAGCACCTCCGTACGGAGCCGGAGCCCCGTACCCGCCGCCGTACGGCTGGGGACAGCAGGGCCCCTGGGGCCCGCCGCCTCCGCCCCCGCCCAAGCCCGGCGTCATCCCGCTCGCCCCGCTCGGCGTCGACCACGTCCTCGGCGGCGCCTTCGCCACGATGCGGCGCTACGCCAAGCCGCTCTTCGGCGCCGCCCTGGCCGCGTACGCGCTGTACGCCGTCGTGCTGGGGGCCGCGCTCGGCATCGCGTACGTGGTCGCCCGGGACCACTACGCGGCCCTGTCCGCGGACGGGGCGGAGTTCACCTGGGAGCACGGCAAACCGGTGCTGGTCGCGTTCGGCGCCGTCTGGGCGGCCGGCCTGGTCGGCGCGCTCGCCGTCAACTCGTTCGTGCAGGCCTCGGTCGCGGCGACCCTGCACGAGGCGGTACTCGGCCGCCCCGCGACCTTCCGCGCCGTGACGCGCAGGGCCTGGTCGCGGACCCCGGCGGTGGCGGCCGTGACACTGCCGCTCGCGCTCATCCTGCTCCTGCCGCTCGCCCTGTTCGCTCTCTTCTTCGTCGCCGTCTTCGTGACGGTCCTGACCGACGCGACCGCTCCCCTCGGCCTGCTCTTCCTCCTCTTCCTCCTCGTGATCCCCCTGTCGGCCTGGCTGTACGTCCTGTTCGCCTTCGCCCCCGCGGCCACCGTCCTCGAATCGGCGAGCCCGCTCACCGCGCTGCGCCGCTCGGTACACCTCGTCCGGGGCGCCTGGTGGCGCGCGTTCGGCATCTCGCTGCTCGCCGGCGCGATGGTGATGATCGTGTCCCTCGTATACCAACTGCCCATGCAATTCGCCGCACCCGAGCCGCCCGTGGTCACCCCGGACACCTCCGCGTCCGAAGTGATGCTGGACCAACTGCGCTCGCGGACCGGCCTGTACGCGGTGGCAGCCCTGCTCGGCACCCTCCTCACCCAGCTGGCGGCCGCGGTCTTCCTCCCCTTGGTCACCGCCCTCCTCTACGTGGACCGCCGCATCCGCAAGGAGGACTTGGCCCACACCTTGGCGGAGGCGTCTGCGGAGCGGCAGTGA
- a CDS encoding TetR family transcriptional regulator — MPRRYDPERRQRIIDAAIRVVGAKGIAGLSHRSVAAEADVPLGSTTYHFKTLDELLVAALRQSNEGFAKVMAAGGAFEDPDADVAGELARLLGEWFAGERTGLELEYELYLAALRRPALRPVAAEWCQGLTEVLVPRTDPVTARALVALMDGISLQVLLTGGEYDEAYARDVLSRLLVPGS; from the coding sequence ATGCCCCGGCGCTACGACCCCGAGCGCCGCCAGCGGATCATCGACGCCGCGATCCGAGTGGTCGGCGCGAAGGGGATCGCCGGGCTCAGCCACCGCTCGGTCGCCGCCGAGGCCGACGTGCCGCTCGGGTCGACGACGTACCACTTCAAGACGCTCGACGAGCTGCTGGTGGCCGCGTTGCGGCAGAGCAACGAGGGCTTCGCGAAGGTGATGGCCGCGGGCGGCGCCTTCGAGGACCCGGACGCCGACGTCGCGGGGGAGCTGGCCCGGCTCCTCGGCGAGTGGTTCGCGGGGGAGCGGACCGGCCTCGAGCTGGAGTACGAGCTCTATCTCGCCGCCCTGCGCAGGCCCGCGCTGCGCCCCGTGGCCGCCGAGTGGTGCCAGGGGCTCACCGAGGTACTGGTGCCGCGCACCGATCCGGTCACCGCGCGCGCCCTCGTCGCCCTGATGGACGGGATCAGCCTGCAAGTGCTGCTCACCGGGGGTGAGTACGACGAGGCGTACGCGCGGGACGTGCTCAGTCGGCTGCTGGTGCCGGGCTCCTGA
- the sufU gene encoding Fe-S cluster assembly sulfur transfer protein SufU has translation MKLDSMYQEVILDHYKHPHGRGLRDGDAEVHHVNPTCGDEITLRVKYDGSTIADVSYEGQGCSISQASASVLNDLLVGKELAEAQKIQEVFLELMQSKGKLEPDDAMEEVLEDAVAFAGVSKYPARVKCALLSWMAWKDATAQALGTDDVAERKTA, from the coding sequence GTGAAGCTGGATTCGATGTACCAGGAAGTCATCCTGGACCACTACAAGCACCCGCATGGTCGTGGTCTGCGCGATGGCGACGCCGAGGTGCACCACGTCAACCCGACGTGCGGGGACGAGATCACCCTGCGCGTGAAGTACGACGGGTCGACCATCGCCGACGTGTCGTACGAGGGCCAGGGCTGCTCCATCAGCCAGGCCAGCGCGTCCGTCCTGAACGACCTCCTGGTCGGCAAGGAGCTCGCCGAGGCGCAGAAGATCCAGGAGGTGTTCCTGGAGCTGATGCAGTCCAAGGGCAAGCTGGAGCCGGACGACGCCATGGAGGAGGTCCTGGAGGACGCCGTCGCGTTCGCCGGGGTCTCCAAGTACCCGGCGCGCGTCAAGTGCGCGCTGCTGAGCTGGATGGCGTGGAAGGACGCGACGGCCCAGGCGCTGGGTACCGACGACGTCGCTGAGAGGAAGACCGCATGA
- a CDS encoding metal-sulfur cluster assembly factor: MSENETLTKPASEEEVREALYDVVDPELGIDVVNLGLIYGIHVDDANIATIDMTLTSAACPLTDVIEDQAKSATDGIVNELRINWVWMPPWGPDKITDEGREQLRALGFNV; encoded by the coding sequence ATGAGCGAGAACGAGACTCTGACCAAGCCGGCTTCGGAAGAAGAGGTCCGCGAGGCGCTGTACGACGTCGTCGACCCCGAGCTGGGCATCGACGTCGTCAACCTCGGCCTGATCTACGGCATCCACGTCGACGACGCGAACATCGCGACGATCGACATGACGCTCACCTCGGCGGCCTGCCCGCTGACGGACGTCATCGAGGACCAGGCGAAGTCCGCCACCGACGGCATCGTGAACGAGCTCCGGATCAACTGGGTCTGGATGCCGCCGTGGGGCCCGGACAAGATCACGGACGAGGGCCGCGAGCAGCTGCGGGCGCTCGGATTCAACGTCTGA
- a CDS encoding non-heme iron oxygenase ferredoxin subunit, producing MTFVRVCGLGELEEDTPKRVELDGTPVSVVHTEGEVFAIHDICSHANVSLSEGEVEDCQIECWLHGSAFDLRTGKPSGLPATRPVPVYPVKIEGGSVLVDVGAPLSQES from the coding sequence ATGACCTTCGTACGCGTCTGCGGACTGGGCGAGCTGGAGGAGGACACCCCCAAGCGGGTGGAACTCGACGGCACGCCGGTCTCGGTCGTCCACACCGAGGGCGAGGTGTTCGCGATCCACGACATCTGCTCGCACGCGAACGTCTCCCTCTCCGAGGGCGAGGTGGAGGACTGCCAGATCGAGTGCTGGCTGCACGGCTCCGCGTTCGACCTCCGCACCGGCAAGCCGTCCGGCCTTCCCGCGACGCGCCCCGTCCCCGTATACCCCGTAAAGATCGAAGGGGGCAGCGTCCTCGTTGACGTAGGCGCCCCCCTCTCCCAGGAGTCCTGA